Part of the Benincasa hispida cultivar B227 chromosome 11, ASM972705v1, whole genome shotgun sequence genome, TACTTTTAACATTTACAAAGAATTTAATCTTACAACTCTACACCCAAATACAAACTTACTAATCCAACATATTAATTCCAATCTGTGGCTCACATGCCCCCTTAACGGACCAAATAGAGAATCACAAGCTTCATGACCCAAAACATAATggcttaaaaataaacaaatttgtcTGGTTACAGAATAAATTTACATCCTGCCTATAATGATCAATTTTAACATGGAGGGGTCTTTTCAGTCCTTTGGTTAGTTTCAAACTTTTCTTAAATCaacaaatcaatccaaaaatgtATAGATTGACCATTAACCTCTAACAAATGAATTTCTTTTGTGCCATTTGAAATTGGTTTGGTAAAGAAACATGAAGCTCATTCAGATATCAGACtctgaaaaaatataaaagtgcAACATTTGTAAGTCTGATGTTTCTAATAACATAAATTTGTGAACAGTGATTTGCAAAGAGGTGACACCCTGGCCATCTATTCATTATCATCCCCCACAAGCCTTTCTTTACACTCCCTTCAGCATACACTCAAAATGTGACTTGAAAACCAAAGTGTCATCAAATCATAATACATAAGGCTATTGTTTCACAACACACTAAATATACACTTACAAATTACAAGAACATATCCACTACATGTTACTatgttaattaaacaattttcattttcaccACCCATCTTATTCCCaagtttgtttcttttataattcCAAACTTAGTACAACGAATCTAGGTAACTGTAATTTCTGCGTCTGTGGTACTCGAGAAGGCTACCATATGTTCGATCCCATACTCCAATGAAAAGCGATTCCGTGTCTGGACTAAAGGATACACCAGAGATTTCTCCGAAAAAGTCAATTTCTTGTTCTTTTTCATACCCACTTTTCACATCAAACACGTGCACAAAGTCTGCTGGTTCTGCCATTGCCATGTACCGACCATCAGAGGAATAGCGGATGGACCGAATGGCTCCGAGGTTGCCTTTCAGAGCAGCAACAGATTTTGATAAATTTCTTACATCCCAAATCCTGCAAGTTTTGTCCTGGTTCCCAGTGGCGAAGGTAACGCCATCAGAATGCCATGCTGATGCAAATGAAAAATCCAAGTGCCCACATAGAGATGCAACCGTCTGCAAAGATCATGTACTTTAATAAGTCAGCAGATGTTTACCAAAACAACGATCCTGCTGATGATATTACGAGTACCTTTCCAGTTTGTGAGTCGACCAATAAACCTTCAGGATTGTCACCAACAATCACAAGAAGTTTACCATCTGGATTCAAGGCAGCATGCTGAAATATTTATACAACAAAACAACAATACGACCCATTAGATCTGTGGATATGAGCTTCAAATGTATGATAATGTACAAAGATTTACACAGATACAGACAagctaaaatgaacatttcaacAAACCCAAGGTCAACCATGGAACATGACATTGAACAAGTTCCTTACATAAAAACTGAATATAAGCACACATTTAACGTTATACGCACAACATGATGGCTATGCAAGCAACCAACCATTGCAACACGTtacgtttggtaaccatttggtttttaatttttgaaaattaagcttatagacacAACTTTCATCTATtattttctatgtttttttgTCTACATTTAAGGGATGCTCTCAAAATCAAAGCCacgttttgaaaatgaaaaaaaaaggttttcaaagacttgttttttgtttttggagagAAGGGATTTAGGGCAGTTCCCTGAATTAGAGCATGAAAGAGAACCATGCAAAACCTTGAGGCTGCCCCAAAGCAACTCTCGGCCAGGTGAAATTGAGCCCTCCAGTATTCAATTTTCATGTCTGAGAACCCATTGGATCGGccttttgattttggaaattgtctaaaaattcaaatgtttacataaaaagtatgaaaattatgagtaacaaaattgtgagaaaacaagcacaaatttcaaaaaccaaatgattaccaaaaaTAGCCTAAACTTTTCATAACTTTCAGCACCactgaaaaaatgaaagaactaTGATTCTGCCACAATTCCGCCACATTGCCATAAGTTCttttaataattgaaaataaaatgtcaCATACACATGACTACCTGAGAAACTCAAGATAACTCCGACCAATTGAAAACGGGAAAACACCATTCCATTACTTGTTTATAAAACAGAGAAGTAGAATTCAGAGGACTCACATTAACTGGCCAAGGAAAACAGAAGTGCTTAGAAAGCTGAAATTTCTCCATATCGAAATCTCTGACTCCAGAATCATTATTAGATGCAGTGAAATGAACTGCACCACTGAAAATTTTGGAATACGTTCAATAATGTTCATAGAAggaaaaatgtacaaatacatgCTTCACCAAGTGAGCATGAAAATATACCTAGCGCTAGTATATATCTCAACAGCATTAGTTATAGCATTATCATCGTAAGTTGTTCTGGAACAAAAACTGACACCTGGGCGGTCTAGATGCTGCAATAAAGCAAGGTAAAAACAAACATTAACcacaataataattataattaaatagcTCAAAGAAAAACTAtacatatatgtgtgtgtgcaCGCATGCGTGTGTGTGttcacacacacatatatttgAGATTAAAAGCCAACTGTTAACGAGGAGATGAAATAATACAAGAATatctaaagaaataaaaaaaaaaaaaaaaaaaaaaaaaaaaagaacccaaAGGGAACATCCCAATATGAATGGGCTTCAATCGAGCAAAATAAGATTttacaaataattataaaaaaaaaatcatcaccAACGCCCAAGGCAAGACATAGAACCTAACAAGAGATCAAACATCATTAGCATTCCTTTCCACTCCATTGAAAATTCTATTGTTCCTCATCCACAACAAAGTATACACCCAAGCTTGCCATAAGAACCTCCTCTTCTCCAGAAAGAGGAGAGGGAGAAAGAACTTCTTGATCATCTCACAAAAGACTCGGTGATGAGCTAGCTAAAAACCAAAACCCTCCAAGAAGTAACTCCATACAAACTATCAAAGTTGTAGTCCCAAATTAAATGACCCTAGTCTTCCTCTGCCCTTCGACAAAGAAAGCAACAAAATGAACCAACCAACAATTGCATCTTTCTCAAAACCCTATCATGAATATTAAATCATTTGTGAAAGGGCTAGACAAATAACCtaaccttttttcctttttcctttttttttatttttttttgtggggGGTGGGGGTGGGGGGGTATTTTCACCTTCCAAAGAGAATTAAAAATGTACTTCCTAAAGGGTGAAGGATCCAGTAAACATAGAAGGAAAGACATCGAAGGAAAGGCTGAAGGAGAAGCCCACAAAAAGGTTAGGGCTCCAACAATGGCCGTTCTTCCAAGTCTAAACTCAAACTCACCAATTCAAGACAAGAGAGCTATGACGTCTGTCATTTTCCTACCAGACAACAGAGGAAAAAAGCTAGGTGAAAGAAAGGAAGAACTCCAAGAGTGAATCTAGACGTCAGTTACACAACAAATTTTCACAGAAGATATGAAACATAGTGCAAAAGGTCTGGTCCCCACCCACTTATCCTCTCAGAAGCACATTTTCTTCACGCCACCCACATCACAGGTCAAAAAGAGGAGAGGTTATTAGAAATTTCTTTCCCAAGGGAAAGGGTCAGATCTATGACataaataatgtttataatcCAATAGTAGCAAATTTGTTTATAGCAAATATAGTAAACAAAATAATACGAAAAGAGAAAGATATGAATTAACCAAAGTGGATACAGCAAATGCACATCAAGTGGTTGATATTTCCCACCAGGACAAAAACTTCTTGTTTCAAAGAGCGAATCTTTCAAACTTGATCAACCGATAGCAAGTAATCCTAATGTAAGAGGATTTGTTCAAGGAAATAGGGAAATGGTCCTTCAAGATCCATTACATGTCTAAGGCCTTTTGTTCTTCTTTGCATATGCTATTTTGGCACGAATCTTTTTGGTTCTTAAAAATCAACCGTTTGAGAAGGTTCAATGGTCcgaaatgaatttcaaaatctgcagatttatgaaaaaaaagaagaccATATTCTTATTGCTGATtctataattcaattatatacaATCAAAAGATTATGAGAAACTCTAACTCattaaaaactactttccacAGAATTTTGTATTCCTTTAACAATGCCCACTTAGAGGGATGAAACTCGTACTTGTTCGCAATAATCTTATACCACAGGTATTAGGCTCAAAGGAAAACATCATAGTCATTTTGCCAACAAAGCTTTGTTTCAAGCCCTTAAATCCCACAACGAAAAACCATCTTTATATAATATCTTTGACTGCTAACAATTAATAAGATTTGTCAGCCTTAACATGAAGCTAGAGGGAATAACCTTTCTTTAAAATTCGTCAATTGCTCATATTTCTGAACTCGTCCACCCAAATTCTAATTCCCCTGgtaaattctaaaatttctaATTCCTCCTGGCTGGAAAATATAGGCTACAAAGAAATAGAGAGGTCCTTAAGGGCCTATACAGACATTTAATATCCTTGTTTGTTTCACaggattttagttattaaaatcCAAGATATTATCCAGAGAACTTCAAAACCCATCTGACATGGTTTTAATTAATACCTTGCAAAAGTTTGGGATTTTTATGCCTGGGAGATGACCGgtaaaaatatagtttaattaataaataaatttatatcaattactcattattattaattttaattaattattaaatatcaatatattaattagacttaataaatttcaactaatatctTTACGATtactattttatgtttaataaagGTTTAATGTAAaagtattcatttatttttatttttattgattaaatagtgctaaatttatttgatgactacaataattggtcttttgtatttaattaagtaatatttaattttagtttctataaaCAAAATCGGTAAATTGAACACACATACTTAACCTCCAGACATTaattatctcatatatttaaaaCCCGAACATTCAaatctcatatatttaatatctataccCATGAAACAATGCATGCAATTCAAACGGGCCCTAAAGAATATAAACGGCAACTAACTTCTTTTTTTAACAAGATTATAAACTGTAACTAACAAAATATTACTAGAGGACACCACCTCTTCCAATAATATTTCCCTCCCAATTTGCTGATACCTTTCTCAATATGTTAAATTTTCAATAGGGGTGCCTTGGTTGCTTCTTATTAACAATATTTTTGGGAGAATGGAATGTTAGCCAAAGGATTCCCTCCTctatctatttttccttcaccTTTATTTCCaatctttgaaattttctcCTACAAACCACTGTCCTCCCCCTTCCAAGGATTTTGTTTCTCACTATTTTGGTTTGAACCACTTGCTTTCAATAGGGAAGACTCTGAGGTCTCTTCTCCAAACTCTTTATTATCAGCACTTCCTTATCGCCTTGGATAAAGGATAAGCTAACTACACAAAACCAAGATCAAAATGGATCATAAGCATCGGTAAGCTATGCGTCAGTCAGATGCAGCTTTCTAATGTCTCAAGACTTTATcttcttattcttattttttattttttagactAAACCAAGTTTTCTAATGTCTCTCAAGACTTTTTCCCTTTCCAGCACGCAAGAAGGACCCAATgcaattttctttctatttcttttttgtgGTTCTCCCCATCCAAAGCCTTCTTTGCTCTCTTTATTGTGGAAGATTGAGTTCCAAAGAACATTAGCTTCAGTCTAACAAAGTTCAAAAGAACGTTAGCTCCTATCTGACAAGTGGAGGGCTAACACTATTGATTTCATCCAGAGGCCTTCCATTTGCTCCTCCATACTAATGGGTCCACAGTGACGTCCTTTCTGCAAATGTGATACCTTCATTCCTTTTAATATACGAGGTGCTAGTAAAACTTCTTGTGTAAGCTTTGAGATGACTTAGCGACAATGCTAtgaatatttcttttaaaaccattttatggATTATTTGGATAGAGAGGAACAACAAGATTCTTCAGGATGAGCTTGGTTTTTGGTAACTTCTTTGTACGCCCAACTTTTCTCATCAACGCGTATTGGGGATGTTACTCATCAATCCCCCTCACAAGGCTAGGAAGATACCTTATGTCCCGCCCCTCTTTTTGTATCTTCTGATATTGAAAGCAATAAAATAAGCTGTCCttgtcaaaaataaaaatagatgaaTAGCTTACCTTGCAAATAAGCTCTCCCTGAAATCCCCCAGCAACGAGGAGCTTATCTTTCACTGCAAGTGTACTGACTTGTGTCTGTGTAAATCCCTCTAATAAGCTCCCAGGGTGCTTCTGTATCACATCAGACTCATTAGTTTAAACTTTACAGAAACAAGTTTAAATTTTACAGAAACACAAGTGAATAGTAATAATATGGAAAGCTGATTGTGCAGTCAATACACTAACCTCTGTAGGTGCCACATGTCCTGAAACATTGAGTACTTCAGACTTGGTGCATGATAATGATGACCAATGAATTACAGAAAAATGTGATAAAAGGTATGCATCATGTTTTGATGTCGCCCATACTAAGTTCCTCAACTATTAACAAACAACAAAAAGTTTGATTTAGCCACATgcatcaaattcaaataaacaTTACAAAGTATGGGCCATGTGGTATGGCATGCAAATGAAGAAGATTATGCCATGGCATATGCAATGAATGACTCCATGCTAACATGATAGAGGAGATCATGATAAATTCTTCTTTTTGGGATAAGAGAGTCTTGTGGCATGTTGTTGTTTTGCTATTCTGTGGAGAGAGTGATTAGAAAGGAATAGTAGAATTTTTAAAGGAGTGGAGCAATTTCTGAAGGAGGTATCGGAGATGGTTTTGATGCGCTTTTATAGTCTATCAATCGTATTTTTTACTTATCTATCAACCTGGTTGTATTCTTTTGGATTGGAGTCATTTCTCGTAGTTGAAGACTCCTTTCCTTTTATAGCCTTTTCTTTTCCACTTTGTATGCCCTTGTACTTTCTATCATTTCTCTCAATGAAAGCTTGAtttttatacatacatacatatatacatacatacatacgaAGAAAAACCGCAAGTCAAAGAAGTTACTAAAAGGTCTTCCAAATGACACAAAGAAAGGACAAGCTTGAAATATTGAAAGGAACACAACAACAAAGACTAACAAGAATCACGTTGATTTCACAAAAGACTTGATCAAGCATACCTGAAAATGAAGAATGGTGGATTTCACAGATCTTGAATTTCGGCAAAATTCATAGTATGAACATGCTTTATCAGTAACCTTGCAATCCTATTCACGTCAATTGGAAAAGCCATAAATAAAACATTAGAATTACCAATGGAAAACATAGCTCACAACTTGAGAAGAAGGGGGGGGAGACATAGGTTGGAGGGATCGTATACCTTCTCTGACCCTTCTCCTGAATTAGGGATATTTTCATAGTTCTTGTACTGCTCAAGCCTAGTTTTCCTGTACTTTTCTCTAGTAATGCTAAGTCGCTCCCAAGGAATCCCTTGAATATCTATTCCTCTTCTTGCTTGAGCTGCAGTGGTATCAACTATTCTACTACTCTGTATTTAATGTCATTCAGAATTCAAATAATCAATAAGCCCAACATTAAGAGTTAGTACGAATTAGACAATGTAACATCGGTATATAAAAGGCATATAACACATGAACGCAAAAATTTGAAGATCACATAGAGATTGGTATGAGTAAAtctaaattcaataattaatcaatatatcACAAACCGAGTTGTATTCATCAGCATCAGAATCTGAGCCTTCCACTTCTCTATCATGATACTCATCATCCATATCATCGTCAATGTCTTCCATTTCGTACTCATCAGCCATGTAGTCAGTATCATCCCCGTGATAATGGGACATATTAGGAACAAAAGTTCACACCCGTACCTACATCAGTTCAAGAAATTACTCCAACATCAATTAAAAAGGGGGAGTGAGCgtgtggtggtggtggtggtggtggggGGTGGGTGGTGTGGATCTTCTGTAGCTCAGATACAACACAAAGCATCAAAGATCTCTAAAACTCTCtctaaaaagaaaagacaatCACTATGCAAGAAGGCATCATTCATGTTTTGCCAATCCCAACGTAAGTTTACATTAAATGCACAATAAGACCATCCAACATGTGACGGCCTTCAAGTTCCACGATAGAGACTACTCAATACCTGTGCAGTAGAGTGTAATAGTTCAAGACATCAAATCTGCATGAACAAAAATGTTCGCAGTGACGTGAGGTAGCAAAATATAATCTATGAGATTCGCAGATCATTGGTGTATGGGGAGAACAAGATCAACATCAAGTGATAGTCCCTAGAATGATGAGCCATATCTCAGTGGCTGAGGGCGTATTCTAAAGAAATTTCAACCCATACAATTTGCCCTCAAACCCTTGGGAAGTTGAGATCGAATAGGGTGTGTAAGAGAATGGTAATGCGCTGCCTAGGAATTGCCTTGATTGGGCCTTAGAGGTTAGGTCGGTCATGCTAACCCCAAACTAGAAAATTCGTTTAGAATGCCACAATTCTGCCCGTCCATATGCATTTGAGCGAGTTTCAACGGAGGTTTGGGGATTACGATGTGGATTGGCGACAATCATGAGGCGTCATTGAGTTTTTACCTAAAAATTGAGACAATTGATGGGACCTGAAGAAGGGCTTTGACCGCGACAGTGGCAAGATAGCGATACATGAACATTGTGGATAAAATGGAAGAAGGTAGTTCAGATTCGGCATATAAGAACGAAGTATCCCTAATATCATTAAGATGTGAAAAGGGCAGCCACACAAACCAGAGAAAACCCTAGCACGATAAACATGATTGGAATCGAAttgaatgaagaaaaagggaaacttGATATGGCTTGAATTCAGAAAATCGAAGAGGAATAGTGCGAGATTTACCTCAGAAGTGCCCTTGCTAATTGATTGACGATCTGTTTGAGAATTTGGAAGCCAGAACGAAAAGAAAAATCGTCGCGGGTGAGGTTGTTTGTTCTAAGACAATCTTACGAATCGGGTCCCATGACTCTAAATCCAAATGCTCAATATCGGCTCTACGGGCGGCGGACCGGCCGtcaattttagtattttttgaCAATTTTGAATGGTAAGTGGtaacttggttttttttttttttcaaaaaaaaaaggacaatgaaaaatagtaaaattaattaattataattcttttaaattaattaaggtttaaatactatttaaatatttattcattttggtccctatattttcaaaatattcattttagtccctatactttcaatttttgcTCATTTTGGTCCcttactttcaaaatgttcgtTTTGGTCCTCGTACTTTCGAAAAGTGACCATTTTGTTCCCTTCATTTCCATTTTTACTTCACTTTTAAAGGATCAAAATGAttactttttgaaaattcaacattcaaaatgaacaaaagtaGAAATTACAATAACCAAAGTGAACATTTCGAAAGTAcagggaccaaaatgaaccaaagttgaaaATATAAGGA contains:
- the LOC120091244 gene encoding uncharacterized WD repeat-containing protein C2A9.03, giving the protein MSHYHGDDTDYMADEYEMEDIDDDMDDEYHDREVEGSDSDADEYNSSSRIVDTTAAQARRGIDIQGIPWERLSITREKYRKTRLEQYKNYENIPNSGEGSEKDCKVTDKACSYYEFCRNSRSVKSTILHFQLRNLVWATSKHDAYLLSHFSVIHWSSLSCTKSEVLNVSGHVAPTEKHPGSLLEGFTQTQVSTLAVKDKLLVAGGFQGELICKHLDRPGVSFCSRTTYDDNAITNAVEIYTSASGAVHFTASNNDSGVRDFDMEKFQLSKHFCFPWPVNHAALNPDGKLLVIVGDNPEGLLVDSQTGKTVASLCGHLDFSFASAWHSDGVTFATGNQDKTCRIWDVRNLSKSVAALKGNLGAIRSIRYSSDGRYMAMAEPADFVHVFDVKSGYEKEQEIDFFGEISGVSFSPDTESLFIGVWDRTYGSLLEYHRRRNYSYLDSLY